The Chloroflexota bacterium genome includes the window CTCGTCAACGCGGTAGACGACCCACCGCATTGCACGTTTCACGTGCCCGCCGTCGTACGTCGCGGAGACCTCACGATTGCGATTAGCACCGGCGGCGCGAGTCCCGCGCTCGCAAAACATTTACGCCACGAAATCGAGCGCGTGATTGGCGACGAGTACGCCCAACTCGCCACATTACTCGCGCAATTTCGCCCGCGTATCAACGCACACGTGCCACACGCCAAGCGTGAGCAATTGTGGGACGCGCTCATCAAAACGGCGTTGCCTTTGCTGCGTGAGGAGTGCGAGGCAGACGCGCGCGCGTTGATGGAAGAAATCGTGGCGCGATACGAAACGTGATGCGTAAAACGTGAAAACGCGGATTATTCTTGGGACACGCGGGTCGCAACTCGCGCGATGGCAAACAGACTGGGTCGCGGAGCAATTGCGCGCAGTTGCGCCTGGAATCGAGATCGCGATTGAAACGATCACGACACAAGGCGATCGCGTGCTCGATGCTCCGCTCGCGCAGATTGGCGACAAGGGCTTGTTCACGCGCGAAATCGAAATCGCGCTCGTCGAACGACGGATTGACGCGGCAGTGCATTCACTCAAGGATGTGCCGACCGATTTGCCGGATGGCTTGACACTCGCCGCAATTTGCGAACGCGAAGACGTGCGTGACGCGCTCGTATCGCGTCTAGGCGTAGGACTCGACGCATTGCCGCGCGGCGCGCGCGTTGGCACGAGTTCACTGCGACGCGCCGCACAACTGCGCGCACATCGCCCCGATTTAACCATCGTGAACATTCGCGGCAACGTGGACACGCGTCTCCGCAAAGCGACGACGGACGAGTACGATGCGATTGTC containing:
- a CDS encoding bifunctional precorrin-2 dehydrogenase/sirohydrochlorin ferrochelatase; the encoded protein is MIQYPITLVILDHALVIGGGAVATRKVQGLLDAGAPIVTVIAPQLTAQLETWVAQERVIAIRRAYAPGDLANARVVIAATDDTRVNEAVWREARERGILVNAVDDPPHCTFHVPAVVRRGDLTIAISTGGASPALAKHLRHEIERVIGDEYAQLATLLAQFRPRINAHVPHAKREQLWDALIKTALPLLREECEADARALMEEIVARYET
- the hemC gene encoding hydroxymethylbilane synthase, translated to MKTRIILGTRGSQLARWQTDWVAEQLRAVAPGIEIAIETITTQGDRVLDAPLAQIGDKGLFTREIEIALVERRIDAAVHSLKDVPTDLPDGLTLAAICEREDVRDALVSRLGVGLDALPRGARVGTSSLRRAAQLRAHRPDLTIVNIRGNVDTRLRKATTDEYDAIVLAVAGLKRLGLDTRITEYLSLDVMLPAPGQGALAIETRADDTDTCALIALLDHAPTRAATDAERAFLRALGGGCQVPVAAYGEVIGDTLRLRGLIASEDGTRVARGEVSGDVASAESLGTRLAHELSNRGNERVNGQQ